TGGCATCAAGGCCATCGGCACACCATCGCAAGACGGCGCCGAGCGCGTAGATGTCAGCGGCCGGTCCCGCTGGCGCGCCGTCGAGCACCTCGGGCGATGCGAAGAACGGCGTGGACTGGATCGACGCCGCGTCGAGGTCGGTGGGCTGAGCGGCGCCGAAGTCACACAGTCGTGCTTCGCCAGATTCAGAGACGAGAATGTTCGCCGGCTTCACATCGAGGTGGAGCACGCCGGCGGAGTGCGCCGCAGCAACGGCCTGCGCGATCTGTCGGACGACATCCACGGCGCCACGGCGACCGAGGACCGACAGCACGCCCGGATCCTCGAGGGTTCGACCCGCGACAAGTTCGGAGACGACGAACCCCCGTCCATCCGGTGCGACTCCGGAGTCAAGCCATCGGACCACCGACGGGTGCTGCACCCGGCTGCCGCGGAGCAACTCCGGCTCCGCGCGATGCGCAAGGTGGGGCGGGAGCACCTTGACCACCACCACATGGCGATAGGCGCCATCGCTGTAGCGTCGATCAATGGCTTCGAACACCTGTCCCGACGAACCTGTGCCAAGCTCACGACGCAGGTCGAAGCGATGATTGTGCCCCGCACACGGGGGGCCGAACGAGCAGGGGGCCTCCAGCGCGTCCCTCGCATCGGGGTCCGACGGTCGATGCGCTGTGCCCGATACACCGACTGTCTCGTCGCCCTGAATCCATGCGTGCACCAGGCGCAACCGCGCCACCGCTGCAGCGAACTCAGGCCCCAGCGCCGCGACACGACGCGCCATCTCAGGAAAGCCTGGATCGTCGAGATGATCTCCAAGCGAAGCCGTGACGGCGGCATCGAGCACGAGCTCACGGTCCGGACCCCTCCGGAATGAACTTCGCCATCGCTCCACGGATCGCTCGCGCCCAAGAAGACGCCGAACCTCCGCATCGATCTCGATGGAGTGCACATCATCGACGAGGCCTTCCGCGCGCAGAACCTCGACAACCCGCTCGAAGGGCGGATCGCTCGCCTCGCGCCGGTAGAGCGCCAGCACGCGTGCGACGGCGTCGGCCATGGGTGGCATCGTGGCACCACTCGGCGGCGCGGTCAACGAGGTGGGCCGTGATTTCGGGATGAGAGCCGCCGAACCACCACCCACGGTTCGGTCTGTGCGGGTGGGCGGCGGCAATCTCGCGGAAATCCGAAGTCCTTCGCACTCCGTCTCGCAGAGAATCGGCGGAAAATCAACGGTGCGTGTCTCGCTCGAACGGTCGGCGTCGATAGATCGGGGCACGGAGGCGGAGAGACAGACTTGAACGACTGAAGAAGGAGCACTGCTCGGGGCCACTGCGATGCCGAAGCCGGCCTCTCATGGCAGGGGTTCCCGTGATTGCTCCAAGGAGGATGTCCCATGGGAGCTATGAATCGCGCGGCGCGTCTTGGTTTCCTCGTCCTGATCATCGGGGCAGGCGCGGCGGCTGTGAGTGCGCGTCCGTCCAATGCGGTCGCCGGTTCAGCGGTCGAGGTGGTCAAGGGTGATCCACGCCTCGACCTCGCTTGGGCTTTGGCGCAGGGCGGCATGACTGACAGGGATTCGACGCGTGTCAGCGTGGTCCTTGTCGACGGGGTGGACCCCGCCGCTGAGAACCAAGTGTTGACCGTCACCTTCACCGCGGAGTTCTGGTGGAAGGCCGATCGCCCGGGGCGACCAGGGGCGCTCCAGATGATGCGAGGTCGCGTGAACATGGACTGGTCGCGGGCCTTCCGCCATGCCATGCGTGATCGAGCGTGCAGCGGCGATGAGGTTCCATTCGTTCCGCTTCGCGCGATTGGCGATCCGGCGCTGCCTTTCCCTGCGGGCGAAGTGGTGCTGATGCGCCTGATCAAGGTGCATCACGCGGGAGCGCTGGCCTCGGTTCATGAACGCGCTTTCGCTCCGGTGATGCCGTCGGAAGTGCGAGTGGAGTGTCTGCCGGTCGCACTGGATCTCGAGACAGGGGTGCAGGTCCCGACGAGTTGGCCTGGGGGGTGAACCAGGTGTGCCCAGGGGTGGGATGGGCGTGGAGTTGAAGTCCTCTCATCAAGGAGTCGCAGTCATGTGTCGTTGTGTCAATGGGTTGGTCGTACTGATGGTGTGGTTCGTCGTCTGTTCCGCAGCAGTTGCGCAGGCCGAAATGGCTGTTGAAAGCCCGGCCAGTGAGCCCGAGGTGATCCTGACGCAGGCGCTCGTGGCAACCGGGTTCGAAGTGCAGTTCGCCCATGATGTGGCATTGCTGGCCACCGCAGGCGTCATTCGAATCCAACTGCCCGAAGTGTGTCTCTCGTACCTCGTCACTCTGCACTGGTGTGAGGTGATCGACGGCACCCCCATCTACCGCGCTGTTCGATTCAGGCTCGGCGCGGAGTGCTTCCACCACTTCTTCCCGCCTGACGGGATCTGTCCATTGCCGGAATGTCCTCTCGGAATGAAGCCATTTCACAAACTGCGCGCGAATCCATCGGTGCCGTTGGGACTGCCGTCGGGCGTCTGCGTGTACGCCGAGTTCGAGGGCCCCGTGGAGACCGTGTGCGACATCTCTGTCGCATGCGAAGTCCTCCCTGACCTCGCGTCGGAGTCGTGCGACGACCTCTTCGAGTGTGTTCCAGCCACGCCGACGGACAATCCCAAGCCTGGCTTCATGCCCGAGGTGTGCCCGCAATGTGATTGACCGTGGCGACCACCATTGAAGGGTCCGGGGCCGTGTCAATGCGAAGAGGCGCGACACCAGTGGCGCGCTGCTTCGCGCCGATCGTGACTTGCTTCGGTTCAGCGATCGAGCCCTTGAGACAACTTCAGAACTCCCGCGTCGCAGAACCGGTCGAAGGCAGCGCGGGCACTGAAACAGTCGCTTGCGGCACCGGATCAGTCGAAGCGACCGTGATCCTCGATCGCGAAGTCGTGGATCGACGCCAGTTCCTGAGCGGAGAGTGACGCGAGGCGATTGAAGCGATCGATGATCGGCTTGGGATCGCGCATCGCGAGACGCCCGAGCAGGTCGAACTTGTGAGCAAGAATTGCCTTCAGGTCGGCCGTGGTGTTCCGGGCATGACCGCTCGGGTACATCACGAGCCCGCTCTCCAGGCGCTGGCCCGTCGAGGTCTCGATGACGACCGAGGTCGGAATGCCGTCGGGGTAGCGTCGGTCGTAGTCGGGGCCGCCGTGCTCGAAGGCGATCTTCTCCATGAGCGCGCGAGTCTGCGGGTGGTTGATCGCGCGAGCGTCGTAGTCGTGCGGCGCGAGCATGAGCGTGCGCCAGGTGTCATCGTTCGCATCGAGGAAGCGCCGCGCGGCCGCGCCGCCCGGCTGCACCGCCTCCATCGCCTTCCGGAGCAAGGTGCTCACGATGTAGACCATCGAGTGATCGGCGCTCTGCCGAGTCTTCGGGTCGCGCTTCGCCGGGTCACCGATGATGCCGAACGCGGGCTCATAGGCGACGATGGTGATCTTCCGAATCGCAGTTGAATCGGCAAGCACCTCGGGATGCTTGCGCATGAGATCGATCACTCCCTGGAGTGCGCCGGCACTCTGGTGCTCATAGAGCCCCAGCTTGAAGTGCATGCCCATGACCGCGAAGTCGTCGCCGGCGGACGAGAGCACCAGGTCGAATGGCGAGTCGCCCTGAGTCTTCACGAACTGGCGGAACATGCTCTCGGGGTTTCGGAAGATGTCCCGCGGACCAAGAAACCCTCGCATGGACCGCTGCATGCAGAGCACTGCGAACTCGGTGGAAATCGCCGCACTGGCCCCCTTCGAATCCGAGAGCTGCTTGCCCGCGCGGATCGCCCGCCAGGGGATGGCATGGGCGACGAACATGCCGATCGCGCTCTCGATCTGCTCGGCGCTGGCACCGAGCATGGCTCCATACACCGCGGCGCTCGCGATGGCGCCATGGACGACATGATCGATCTTGTAGGTCTTGAGCGAGAAGACCTCGGCGAGGCGGCCGCGGATCTCATCAATCGCCACCATGCCGCGCAGCGCGAAGGCACCATCGCGGCCCGCGAGCTGCGCGGCCGCCAGGGCCACCGGGTAGAAGTCGTTGTGTCCGAACTCGCCGGCGGTGTGGCCCAGCGGCGCATTGAATCCAAAGTTCGTGCCGTTGGAGTCCCACTCGCGCACCGCCGCCGAGTTTGCGACGATCGCCTTCTCGGGTCGCACCTTGGTTGACGACGCGAAGAAGGTCACGCCGCGCGGATCGGGGTACTCGAGCGCTTCATCGCGCAGAAGCCGCGGCGCGTTGGTGCCCAGCGCCACCGCCGACAGGCCGCAGAGCACCGCGTCGGTGTGGAAGAGCGTGGTGCGCTCGAGCACGCGCGGCGACGGTTGCCCCTGCGCCATGAACTCGATGGCGTAGCGGCTGATGCCGAGGGCCTGATTGCTGGAGCGCGGAAGCGTGACGGTGGTCGATGCGGTGGCGGTGGCGGTCATGAGCGGAGAGGGGGAAGAAGGGCGTCAAGCAACTCCACCACGCCTTTGCCCTGCGTGGCGATCGTCTCGTGAATG
This is a stretch of genomic DNA from Phycisphaeraceae bacterium. It encodes these proteins:
- a CDS encoding serine/threonine protein kinase — protein: MADAVARVLALYRREASDPPFERVVEVLRAEGLVDDVHSIEIDAEVRRLLGRERSVERWRSSFRRGPDRELVLDAAVTASLGDHLDDPGFPEMARRVAALGPEFAAAVARLRLVHAWIQGDETVGVSGTAHRPSDPDARDALEAPCSFGPPCAGHNHRFDLRRELGTGSSGQVFEAIDRRYSDGAYRHVVVVKVLPPHLAHRAEPELLRGSRVQHPSVVRWLDSGVAPDGRGFVVSELVAGRTLEDPGVLSVLGRRGAVDVVRQIAQAVAAAHSAGVLHLDVKPANILVSESGEARLCDFGAAQPTDLDAASIQSTPFFASPEVLDGAPAGPAADIYALGAVLRWCADGLDAIDAPPSPRADADRLESIWRRAMAPDPASRPPTAQALTDDLSAWLAHRPLPSEVPSIAASLQLSVRRDPVTWVLGASALVAVTLVAWLWIDGLIEESRRRADRLATEARQLRAQAALSQYVDSLGDLARADGLSTAPQVLAMQWLVGERGIPDSDLASRTVEAQRSGWAALIESATARGRRDHLEAKLAAVNLALTDLERASAGRALALMTEDLPWWRERFAEDDPIRRSTEAVAYVASILADLASARADRANTLARLEAMGADAAPRDPRLALVISRTISQVRRDSP
- a CDS encoding MmgE/PrpD family protein; this translates as MTATATASTTVTLPRSSNQALGISRYAIEFMAQGQPSPRVLERTTLFHTDAVLCGLSAVALGTNAPRLLRDEALEYPDPRGVTFFASSTKVRPEKAIVANSAAVREWDSNGTNFGFNAPLGHTAGEFGHNDFYPVALAAAQLAGRDGAFALRGMVAIDEIRGRLAEVFSLKTYKIDHVVHGAIASAAVYGAMLGASAEQIESAIGMFVAHAIPWRAIRAGKQLSDSKGASAAISTEFAVLCMQRSMRGFLGPRDIFRNPESMFRQFVKTQGDSPFDLVLSSAGDDFAVMGMHFKLGLYEHQSAGALQGVIDLMRKHPEVLADSTAIRKITIVAYEPAFGIIGDPAKRDPKTRQSADHSMVYIVSTLLRKAMEAVQPGGAAARRFLDANDDTWRTLMLAPHDYDARAINHPQTRALMEKIAFEHGGPDYDRRYPDGIPTSVVIETSTGQRLESGLVMYPSGHARNTTADLKAILAHKFDLLGRLAMRDPKPIIDRFNRLASLSAQELASIHDFAIEDHGRFD